Below is a window of Pseudodesulfovibrio sp. 5S69 DNA.
TGTCCGGCAAGGATGAAGTGGCCGTTCTCGCCAAGGATCTTTCGGAAATGGGCACGGCCCTCCGGGGGGTGGTCGGCGATGTCCGATCGACGGTCGATGGCGTTGCCTCCGGCGCCGTGGAGCTGTCGGCCACGGCCGAAAGCCTGTCCCAGGCGGCCACCGAGCAGGCGGCCAACGTCGAGGAGATCGCTTCGTCCATGGAGCAGATGGTCAGCAACATCAGCCAGAACGCGGAGAATGCTCGCGAAACCGAGCACATTGCCCAGCGTTCTGCGACCGATGCGGAACGGGGTGGACAGTCGGTCGCCCAGACCGTGGAGGCCATGCGCGAGATCGCCGACAGAATCTCGGTCATCGAGGAGATCGCGCGGCAGACCAACCTCCTGGCCCTGAACGCGGCCATCGAGGCGGCCAGGGCGGGCGAGCACGGCAAGGGCTTCGCCGTTGTCGCGGCGGAGGTCAGAAAGCTGGCGGAACGCTCCGGCGTCGCTGCCGCGGAAATCAGCGACCTGTCCGCCACGAGCGTCCAGGTGGCCGAGGAGGCGGGCGAGATGCTGGGCAAGATGGTCCCGGACATCAAGCACACCGCGGAACTCATCCAGGAGATCACGGCCGCGAGCAACGAGCAGCAGTCCGGAGCGGAGGGCGTCAACACCGCCATTCATCAACTGGATCAGGTCATCCAGCAGATCGCCTCGGCCTCGGAGGAGATGTCGTCCACTTCGGAGGAATTGGCCAGTCAGGCCGAGCACCTCAAGAGCACGGTGGCCTACTTCAAGATCGACGGCGGCGGTTCTGGCCCGGCCTCCCGGGTAACCGTGCGCAAGACGACCCCCGCCCTCAATGCCGGGAGCGCGGGCGACGGCGACGGGTTCGACAGGTTTTGATTCATCCGACGCATACATGGCAGGTCGTCCTCGGCGTCGTGGACGGCCTGCCTTTTCGTTTGGGTGAGGAGCCAGCCTGGCGAGAACAAGCGACAAATGGCGAAGTGAGCGCCGCCCAGAAAAACGGAAAGAAGAAAGCCCGTAAAATCAAGCTGATTTTACGGGCTTTCGTTTCATTCGTGGTAGCGAGGAGAGGACTTGAACCTCCGACTCTGCGGATATGAGCCGCATGCTCTAACCAACTGAGCTACCTCGCCACGTTTGTTCCGCCGAAGCGGTCACAGTCTATAGACCGTCTTTCCGGGCTTGGCAAGTGTAAATTTCCGGTTCGGGCCAAAAAGAGGAACACATTACAAAAACAGGAGAATCAGTGCAGCCAGGAGAATGCGGTATACGGCGAAGGGGCGCAGGGTCAGGCGTCCGAGCAGGACGATGAACCCTTTGACCGCCAGCCAGGCCGCGATGAAGGAGACCACGAAGCCGATGAGCAGGAAGATCAGATCGCCGGTTTCGAACAGCGCGTAGTTCTTAAGGAAGTCGTAGCCGGTGGCGGCGAACATGATGGGCACGGCCGCGATGAAGGAGTATTCGGCGGCCACGGTTCGCTTGGCGCCCAGGAGCATGCCGCCCATAATGGTGGAGGCGGACCGGGAAAAGCCCGGCCACAGGGCCAGGCACTGAAACAGGCCGATGCCGAACGCCGTCTTCGGGGTGATCTCGTCCAAGGTCAGGGTGGTCTTCTCGAAATCCTTGGCCTCGACCACGAAGATGAGCACCGCGCCCACGGCCAGGGCCACGGCCACGGTGAAGGGTGAGAAGAGGTATTCCTTGATGTAGTGATGGGTCAGCAGGCCGAGCACGGACGCGGGCAGGGAGGTCAGGAACAGGAGCCACAGGCCGTACACGCCCGAGAACTTGCGCTCCTTGTCCGGGAAAACCAGGCCAACGAAGCGATCCCAATACAGGACCACCACGGCCAGGATGGCCCCGAGCTGGATGACGATCTCGAAGGTGTCGGCCTTGGGGCCGGTGAAGTCCAGGAGATGTCCGGCGATGATCAGGTGGCCGGTGCTCGAGATGGGCAGGAACTCGGTCAGGCCTTCGACAATGCCGAGAATGATCGCAACATACCAGGGTGCCATGTGATCCTCATGAACGGAATAGGGTTCGGACGCGCATTGTGCTAGGGTTTAGACCAACTAATGCCGTCTTGCAACCCCACGGAAGCTGGTGTATCTCCTTTCGCTGGAACCATGTTCAACCCCGGGAGCGATCCATGACAACCATAATGCCCCAGAGCGAATTGACCCGTAAGGCCGTGGCCTGGATCTGCGAATTGCGTGACAACGGAGACGGGAGAGGGCTCCCCGCGCTCATCGAAGAGGCCGGCGTGCGCTTCAATCTCGGCCCCAAAGACATGGAGTTTCTCCTGCGGTTCTTCAAGGAAAACAAGGGCTGATTCCATCCGGTGAAACTGCTTCAACGTCAGATTTTTCTGGAACTGCTCAAGCTGTTCGGCTTGACCGTGTCCTGCCTCCTGGGCCTTATCCTGGTGGGCAGAATGCTTCAGTTGCGTTCCCTGTTCCTCTCCCAGAACATCGGCATCTTGAACATCCTTCAGCTATTCTTCTTCCTGACGCCTTTTTTCCTGCTCCTGATCACGCCCATCGCGACCATGCTCAGCGTCTTCCTGACCTTCCTGCGCATGAGCACGGACAACGAACTGGTGGCCCTCAAGGCAAACGGGGTCAGCTTGTACCGCATGCTCCCCGCGCCCGTGCTCTTTTGCAGCCTGTGTACGCTGTTCGCCTTCTTCATCTCCTTCTGGGGGCTGGCCTGGGGCATGGACATGTTCAAGACCAAACTCTATTATTTTGCCAAGACCCATTCGAAGTTCGCCTTGCAACCGGGTGTGTTCAATAAGGAATTTCCTGGGATCACCTTCTACGCTCACCAGGTGGACAACGAGAAGGGCGAATTGAAGTTCGCCTTTGTCCGCGACGATTCCATCAAGGGCACCTCGGTGGTCGTGGTCGCCCCGGAGGCCGAGGTGGTCTCCAAGCCGCAGCAGGCAGAAATCCACGTGGTCTTCCACAACGGCCGCATCTTCCGGCAGAGCGGCGACGAACTGAATATCCTCAAGTTTGGCACGTATTCCATCAAGCTCGACCTGGGCAAGCTGTTGACCGGCTTCAATTTCGTGGAGCAAAAGGCTAAGGACATGCCGTTTTTCCGGCTCAGAGACATCCGCAAGGACCACGGCCTGATGCCGCATGAAGACGACCGCTTCTTCCGCAAGGTGGACACCGAGTTCTACAAGCGGCTGACCCTGCCGCTGGGCTGTTTCATCCTGGGCATGTTCGCCATCCCCATCGCTTCGGTCTTCCGCGGACTGAAGCAGCAGTACGGCCTGCTCCTGGCCATGGGCTTGTTCATGGTCTACTACACAATGTTCTCCATCGGCGTGAGTATGGGCGAATCGGGTACGATTCCGCCTGAATACGGCATGTGGGCTCCGGACATCCTGTTCGTGTTCGTGGCCCTGTTCGGCATGCGCTACGCCAACCTTGAGCGGACGCCCACGGTGGTCCACTGGCTGCTGCACCTGCGTTTGCCGGGACGAAAAGAGGAGGCCGGGGCGTGAAGGTCATCGGCGTCTTGAACCGGTACCTCATCCGGCAGAATCTCTATCTCATGGCCATCTGCCTGGCCGTGGGCACCAGCCTCTATTTGTTGTCCGACATCTTCGACCGGCTGGACGACTTCATCCGGGCCGGGTTGGGGGCGCAGACCATCCTGTTCTATTTCATTGTCAAGATCCCGCTCATCGTCTCGCAGCTCATGCCCGCGGTCTTTCTCCTGGCCATGGTCGTCCAGCTCGGCGTGCTCTCCCGATCCAGGGAGATGCTTGCCCTGCGCGCCGGGGGCGTGTCTTTTGCGTGGTTCATCCGCTTCTTCGTCGTCTATGCCTTGATCTGGAGTGCGGGGCAGCTGGTTTTTTCACAGTTTCTCGGGGTGTTCGGCGAGCAGGAGGCCAATCGCATTTGGAAGGAAGACGTCCGCAAGAAGCAACTGGACGAGTTGACCATCCACGACCTGTGGTTCCGGGACGGGCCGTTCATCGTCCTGGCCAAGGAGGCCCAGCCGAGCAAGAGCAGGGCGAGCGACATCACCGTCTACGAGTTCACCACGGACAATCAGGAGCTTATCCGCATCCTGACCGCCAAGAAGGCGCTCATCGACGACCACGGTTGGGGGCTTCTGGACGTGCATGAATTGGACACCCGGACATTCATCACCGTGGACCGGCCGTCCCAGTTTCTGTCGGTGCGCCAGAACCTCAGCGCCTACGCCGCCGTGGAACTCAAGGGCGACACCGCCCAACTGCCGCTACTCGAATTGTCCAAGGCCATAAAAAGGCTGCAGGAATCGGGCTCCAACGTGGAGATATTGCAGACCATCTGGCACAGCAAGCTGGCCTATGCCTTCTCCATGGTGGTCATGGCCCTGCTGGCCCTGATGTTGGTAACATTTTCGGAGAACGTCTACGCCAACATCGGCCTGTCGCTCATCCTCATATTTATTCAGTACGGGATGCACGTGGTCGGAGAGACCGCCGGGGAAAAGGGCGTGCTGCCGCCCATCATCGCGGCCTGGCTCGGCAACGGGATTGTGGGCTCGGTGGCCTGTCTGCGCCTGGCCTGGGTGGCCATGCCGGGGTTCAAGGCCGCGATCCGGACCGCGGTCCACGGTTTGATTCCAGGTCGGGCGTGATCACTGCCCTGCGTATTCGCCGAGCCTGTCCCACAGTTTCTCCTCGCCCTTGCCGGTTTTGCTTGAAAAGAGCACCGGCGCGCGATCCTGCTGGAGGATGTCCTGCCACTGCTTCTGGAGTTTGGCCAGCTCGCGTTGCTTGGGCTTGTCCGCCTTGGTCAGGATGGGAATGACCGGGATGCCGAGGCCGCGCACGTAACTGGTCAGCTCCAGGTCGATCTTCTGCGGGGAGAGCCGCGAGTCCAGGAGCACGGCCACGGCCTTGAGGCGCTGGTTGTCCTTCATGTAGGCCTCGATGAGCTTGGCCCACTTGAGCCGTTCCTGCTTGGAGCACTTGGCGTAACCGTAGCCGGGCAGGTCCACCAGGAAGTAGCCGTCCGGCTGCACGCGGTAGTAGTTGAGGCTGCGCGTCTTGCCGGGCTTGGAGCTGATCTTGGCCAGGGACTTGCGTCCGGCCAGCCGGTTGACCAGCGAGGACTTGCCCACGTTGGACCGGCCCGCCAGGGCGATCTGGGGCTCGTCAACATCCTCAAGCTGCTTGATTTCGTATATTGTTTTGACTAACTCGATGGTTCGGTTCATAAAGAGGTACCGTTTCGGCAATTGGTTTTCGAACGCCCCTAATGTTCTTTTTTTCGCGGGGCGCGTCAAGGAGAGCGGGGAATACACCATACCGCCGCACAAGGGAAGACGCATGGACAAGCTCAAAATTCTGATCATGAACGGCCCCAATCTCGGTCATATCGGTACCCGCCAGCCCGAGATCTACGGATCAAAGACCATGGACGACATGCCCGTGCTCCTTGCCCAGGTCATGGGCGGCAAGGGCGCGGAGGTCACGCTGGAGCATTTCCAGTCCAACTCCGAGGGCGCGCTCATCGACCGGCTGGAACAGGCCCGCGAACAGGGCGTGGACGGCGTGGTCTTCAATGCCGGTGCCTACACCCACACCTCGCTCGCCCTGGCCGACTGCCTGGCCTGGATCGGCATCCCCTGCGTGGAGGTGCACATCAGCAACATCTGGGCGCGCACGGACCAACCTCTGCGCCAGCAGTCCCTTATGGGCGAGAGGTGCGTCGGCGTGATTGCCGGATTCGGGATTCTGGGTTATGCCCTCGGTGTCCAGGCGCTGTACCAGCGGCTCCGGGGCTGATTCCACCTGAAAAATACCCGGGGAAATCCCGGAAACCATTTGGAGACAATATATGATTTCAACCAAGGATTTCAGGACCGGCCTGAAGATCGAGATTGACGGAAAGCCCTTCGAGATTATCGAGTTCCAGCACTTCAAGCCCGGCAAGGGCGGGGCCATGGTGCGCACCAAGCTGCGCCAGATGATGACCGGCCAGGTGCTGGACAAGACCTTCCGCTCCGGCGAAAAGGTCGACAAGCCGGACATGTCCGTGACCGAGATGCAGTACATCTTCCGGGACGGCGAAAATTTCGTGTTCATGGATCTCGAGACCTATGAGCAGATGCACGTGCCCGGCGACAATGTGGGCCCGCAGGGCGGCTTCATCAAAGAAGGCGACACCGTGAAGGTCCTCCTGTACAACGGCGAACTCATCGGCGTGGACCTGCCCGCCAACGTCAGCCTCAAGGTGGCCCAGACCGATCCCGGCATCCAGGGCGACCGCGTGTCCAATGCCACCAAGCCCGCCACCATGGAGACGGGCTTGAAGGTCAACGTCCCGCTGTTCATCAACGAGGGCGACGTCATCAAGGTCGACACCCGGAGCGGAGAGTACCTTGGTCGCGAATAAAGCGGACTTGCAACACCTTGTGTAAATTGCGTAAAAAAGGTCGTGGGCGGGTTGCCGTCCAGGACCTTTTTTATCAAGTGAGGCTCAATGGCGAGACGACGGAAAACCACGGTCAAGACGGAGAAAAGGAAAGGGCGCGGCAACGAGTTCATCGGGCTGTTCTTTCTCTTTCTTTCCGCTTTCCTTTTCTTAAGCATCCTTTCCTTCAGCCCCGGTGACCCGAGCTTCAACCAGGCCGTCACCGCCGGGCGGAAGGTCCAGAACGTGGTTGGCTACGCGGGGTCCTATTGTGCCGGCTTCCTGGTGGAAATGTTCGGCATGGGGGCCGTGTTCTGGCCCCTGTACTTTCTCTACCTCGGCCTGACCCGGTTCGTGGCCCGGCTGAAGCTCTCGCCCATACGCTGGCTGGGCATCATCGGCCTGGTCGTCGCCTTCGAGGCCTGGGCCATGCACCCGTGGTTCTTCACCGTGCCCGAGGACGCTTACGGCCTCATAGGTTCCGGCTTCTTCGGCCGGTCCATCATCACTAAATATACCATGCCGTATCTGCGGCCCGTGGGCACGTTCCTGCTCTGGCTGTTCGTGACCATCATCTCCCTGCAGGCCGTGGTCGGCTTCACTTGGGCCTCGGTCTGGGCCTTGCTGGTCCGTTGGTGGGGAATCTACAGAGAAGGTGCGATTTTGCGGGCTGAAAAGCGGGCCGAGCGCCGCGCTGCCAAGACCCTGGCCAAGGAACAGGAGCCGGAACCGGCCGAAGAGGACATGGGCCTCCAGTTCGTGGACCTCGATGCCGGTGAGGAAAACCGTCCGTCCAAGGCCCCCAAACCCAAGCCCGCCAAGCCCAAGCCCGCACCGGCCAAACCGGCCGCGGCCAAGGCCCCTGCGGGGCCGGGCGGGTTGCCCAGCACGGAGCTGCTCACCGCGCCGCCTGCCCAGAAGACCTCTCAGACACCGGCCGTGTTGCAGCCTCTGGCCGACCGGTTAAAGGAATGTCTGAATGATTTTAATGTCCAGGGTGAGATGCAGCGGGTGATTCCAGGTCCGGTGGTGACCATGTTTGAGTTCAAGCCCGCGCCCGGCATCAAGGTCTCCAAGATCGAGGGGCTGACCGACAACATCGCCTTGGCTCTGCGCGCGGAGTCCGTGCGCATCGAGGCCCCCATTCCGGGCAAGGACAGCGTGGGCGTCGAGATACCGAACATCGACCGGGAGATGGTCTATCTGCGCGAGATCCTGGAATCCAAGGAGTTCACCGGTTCCAAGTCTCCGTTGACCCTGGCGCTGGGCAAGGACATCCAGGGGGGCACCAAGGTGGCCGACCTGGCGCGTATGCCGCACCTGCTGGTGGCGGGCGCCACCGGCGCGGGCAAGTCCGTGGGCATCAACGGGTTCCTGCTCTCCCTGCTGTACAAGGCCGGGCCCGAGGACGTGAAGCTCCTCCTGGTGGACCCCAAGCGCATCGAGCTGGCCCCCTACGCGGACCTGCCGCATCTGGTTCATCCTGTGGTCACGGACATGAACATGGCCAAAAGCGCGCTGGAATGGGCGGTCTTCGAGATGGACTGCCGATACGAGAAGATGGCCCAGCTCGGCGTACGCAACATCGAGGGATACAATAAGAAGCTCGAAGAATTGGGCGACAATCTGCCCGAGGAATTCGAGCACATGAAGCACATGCCGTACCTGGTCATCATCATTGATGAGCTCGCCGACCTGATGATGACCGCGGCCAAGGAAGTAGAGCAGTGCATCGTGCGTCTGGCCCAGCTGGCCCGGGCCGCAGGCATTCACCTGATCCTGGCCACCCAGCGGCCGAGCGTGGACGTGGTCACCGGCCTGATCAAGGCCAACTTCCCCACCCGCATCTCCTTTTTCGTGACCTCCAAGTTCGATTCCCGAACCATCCTCGACGCCGTTGGCGCGGAGCGGCTGCTGGGCAAGGGCGACATGCTCTTCAAGCCGAGCGGCGGCAAGCTCAAGCGGATGCACGGTGCGTACGTGGACGAGACGGAAATTGCGCATGTGGTCGATTTCTGGAAGAACGCCGTGCCCCAGGAGTTCGACCTCGATTTCAGCGAATGGAGCCCCAACGCGGGCAACGACGCGGGCCCCGGCGGGGTCGGCAACTCGGGCGATCCGGTTTACGACGAAGCGGTACAGTTCGTGCTTTCCCAGGGCAAAGCGTCCATATCCCTGTTGCAGCGCAGGCTGCGCATCGGGTTCAATCGCGCGGCCCGGTTCATCGAACAGATGGAAATGGACGGCATCCTCGGCCCCCAGGAGGGGAGCAAGCCGCGCAAGGTCATCAAGCCGGAATAATTGGAGTAAGCAATATGTCTAGATTTTTTGTTGCCGTTTTCGTCATCGTTTCCCTGCTGTTGTTCCCAGTCTTTGCAGGAGCGGTCGAGCCCGTCCCGGCGCAGGATCTGCCGGACCTGATTCAGAAGCGATATGAGTCTATTAAAACATTTCGGGCCGACTTCACCCAGGAGTTGACCAATGTGGCCAGCGGCGAAGTGGAGAAGCGCGAGGGCAAGATCTGGTTTCGGCAGCCTTCCCAGGTTCGCTGGGAGACTTCGGCCCCGGAAAAGGAGTTGCTCGTGGTCGGGCCCAAGTTCGCCTGGGACTATATCCCGGACGAGGAACTGGCCATCAAATACGGGGTAAGCGCGCTGCTTGATTCCAAGACGATCCTGCGGTTTCTTTCGGGCCGGGCCAACATCAAGGAGGATTTCGTGGTCAAGACCGAGTGGCCTGGCGCGGACGAGGTTCGCGCCAAGTGGGGCAAGGAGCTGACGGTTTTGCAGCTGGTGCCCAAGGAGGCCGAACCGGGGATGGTCCTGGCCTTTGTCGGCGTGGAGCCGGGCACCGGCCTGCTCAGGCAGGTCATGATCGTGGATTTTTACGGCAACGGCAATGAGGTCAAGTTGTCCAATGTCGAGACCGACGTGGACCTTGCCCCGGACATGTTCACCTTCACCCCGCCCAAGGGCACGCAGGTGGAGGACAACACCCAGGGGTTCTAGAGGCCGACCTCTTTCTTCAGAGCCGCCGTCTCCCCGGCGGTCAGTTCGCGCCACGCGCCGGGCTTGAGGTCGCCCAGGGCCACCGGGCCCTGCTGTACGCGTTTGAGGCGCAGGATGGTCAGCCCGAACTCGTCGCACATCCGGCGAATCTGCCGGTTCACTCCCTGAATGAGCGTGATTTCAAGCTGTTGCGTTCCAGCTATCGGTTTTTTCAGACGTACCTTGGCCGGGGCGAGCTTCTCCCCTTCTTTGAGGGTCATGCCGGTACGCATGGCCTGCACCGCCTTTTGCGGCACCGAGCCCCGTATGGTCACGACGTAGACCTTGGGCAGGTGGTATTTGGGGTGGGTCAGCCGGTAGCAGAGGTCGCCGTCCGTGGTCAGCAGGAGCAGTCCTTCTGAAAAGAAGTCGAGCCTGCCGACGGGGAAGGGGCGTTTTTTACGAATTTCGGGCGGCAGGAGGTCGAGGACGGTCTTGCGGCCCTGGGGGTCGCTGGCCGTGGTCACGGTCTCCACCGGCTTGTGCAGCATGAGGGTCAGGTCGCCTGCGCTCGCCTTCAGGCCGATGGCCTTCCCGTCAACCGCCACTTCATCCTTGGCCGGATTGACCTGGACGCCGGGGGAGTCGGCGGTCTTGCCGTTGACGGTCACCCGTCCGGCAAAGACCATGTCGTCGGCGCCGCGCCGGGACGCGACGCCGCATTGGGCGATGAATTTGTTCAGCCGTATGGTATCGGAAGGGGCGTTGGGCATGCCCCGTCTTCTAGACCTGAATGGACTTGGTGGCAAGCTGGAAGCTGGTGACCACGTCGAGCATGTTGGTCACGTCGCCCACGGCCCGCTTGTCGGTCAGGCCGAAGAACTCCAGACAGGTGCCGCAGACCAGGATGGACACGCCGCTCTTTTCGAGCTTCTGCAGCTCTTCCAGGCATCGGCTGCCGGGCACGGCCAGCTTCACGCCTCCGTTGACCAGGATGATGCGCCACAGCTCGTCGCCCAATTCCTTGAGGGTGACCATGAAATTGTACATCAGGTTGCCGCCGAGCGTGTCGTCGCCCGAGCCGATGACGTCCGTGGGCACGAAGACCAGGATCTTGTCTTTGTCCGCGTTTTGCAACTCGGCCTCGCTCATGACCGCGCATTCCGGGCACTCGGCCCCGTTCTCGCGCAGGCCGGTGACGATGAAATCCGGACCGGACTTTTCCGCGTGCACGGCGTATCCCTGCATGGTCAGGAAACGGGAGACGTTCTCCTTGGCCGCTTCGTTGTCCACGATGACCACCAGTTGGGCCGGGCCATCCTTTTCCACGGCTTCCTTGCAGCGCAGTACGGGCTGGGGGCAGGGGAGTCCTTTGCAATCGAGGGAAATGTCAGTCATATCTACTCCTTGATTCTGAAATGCTGCCCAGAATACGTTCGTTGGTCAAATTGATATGCTGCATTGAAAGCAAATGATAGAAAGATCGTCTCAATACTCATCGGCACTTGCCCTTCGGCCCGCGAGCCGGTAGAGAAATAGAAATCTGAAATCGAGCGTCTCAACATGAAAATACCGATTGATCCCGCCGCATTCGCGCCCGTCCTCGCCTGGCTGTTCAAGCTGTGGGTGCGGACCATCCGATTCGAGCCTGCCCGAGACAACACCGATTTTGTTGCCCGGAACGAGCGCGGCGAACCCACGATCCTCGCCTTGTGGCATGGCGAAATATTTCCGGCGACCGCCTTCGGCCATACCTTGACCTCTCAGGTGGTGACCTTCGTCAGCCAGTCCAAGGACGGCGAGGTGATCGCCCGGGTGTTGGAGCGCATCGGCCACACCACGGTGCGCGGCTCAAGCACCAGGGGCGGGGTCCGGGCCCTGCTCCAGGCCAAGCGCATCATGGAAAGGGAGAACCGCATGGCCGTCTTCACCGTTGACGGCCCCAAGGGGCCTCGCCACAAGCCCAAGGAAGGGATCATCTTTCTCGCCCAGCGGGCCGGGGCCAAGATCGTTCCCATCCGGGCCTATCCCGTGCGCAAGAAAGTCTTCGACAAGTCCTGGGACCATTTCGTCCTGCCGTTCCCGTTCACCCGCTGCCCGGTCTACGTCGGCGAGCCCATGGCCGTGACGACCGAAAAGTTGACCAAAGAGGTCCTCGAACGCGAAACCGCCCGCCTCGAAGCCC
It encodes the following:
- a CDS encoding undecaprenyl-diphosphate phosphatase, which encodes MAPWYVAIILGIVEGLTEFLPISSTGHLIIAGHLLDFTGPKADTFEIVIQLGAILAVVVLYWDRFVGLVFPDKERKFSGVYGLWLLFLTSLPASVLGLLTHHYIKEYLFSPFTVAVALAVGAVLIFVVEAKDFEKTTLTLDEITPKTAFGIGLFQCLALWPGFSRSASTIMGGMLLGAKRTVAAEYSFIAAVPIMFAATGYDFLKNYALFETGDLIFLLIGFVVSFIAAWLAVKGFIVLLGRLTLRPFAVYRILLAALILLFL
- the lptF gene encoding LPS export ABC transporter permease LptF is translated as MKLLQRQIFLELLKLFGLTVSCLLGLILVGRMLQLRSLFLSQNIGILNILQLFFFLTPFFLLLITPIATMLSVFLTFLRMSTDNELVALKANGVSLYRMLPAPVLFCSLCTLFAFFISFWGLAWGMDMFKTKLYYFAKTHSKFALQPGVFNKEFPGITFYAHQVDNEKGELKFAFVRDDSIKGTSVVVVAPEAEVVSKPQQAEIHVVFHNGRIFRQSGDELNILKFGTYSIKLDLGKLLTGFNFVEQKAKDMPFFRLRDIRKDHGLMPHEDDRFFRKVDTEFYKRLTLPLGCFILGMFAIPIASVFRGLKQQYGLLLAMGLFMVYYTMFSIGVSMGESGTIPPEYGMWAPDILFVFVALFGMRYANLERTPTVVHWLLHLRLPGRKEEAGA
- a CDS encoding LptF/LptG family permease; the encoded protein is MKVIGVLNRYLIRQNLYLMAICLAVGTSLYLLSDIFDRLDDFIRAGLGAQTILFYFIVKIPLIVSQLMPAVFLLAMVVQLGVLSRSREMLALRAGGVSFAWFIRFFVVYALIWSAGQLVFSQFLGVFGEQEANRIWKEDVRKKQLDELTIHDLWFRDGPFIVLAKEAQPSKSRASDITVYEFTTDNQELIRILTAKKALIDDHGWGLLDVHELDTRTFITVDRPSQFLSVRQNLSAYAAVELKGDTAQLPLLELSKAIKRLQESGSNVEILQTIWHSKLAYAFSMVVMALLALMLVTFSENVYANIGLSLILIFIQYGMHVVGETAGEKGVLPPIIAAWLGNGIVGSVACLRLAWVAMPGFKAAIRTAVHGLIPGRA
- the yihA gene encoding ribosome biogenesis GTP-binding protein YihA/YsxC produces the protein MNRTIELVKTIYEIKQLEDVDEPQIALAGRSNVGKSSLVNRLAGRKSLAKISSKPGKTRSLNYYRVQPDGYFLVDLPGYGYAKCSKQERLKWAKLIEAYMKDNQRLKAVAVLLDSRLSPQKIDLELTSYVRGLGIPVIPILTKADKPKQRELAKLQKQWQDILQQDRAPVLFSSKTGKGEEKLWDRLGEYAGQ
- a CDS encoding type II 3-dehydroquinate dehydratase, yielding MDKLKILIMNGPNLGHIGTRQPEIYGSKTMDDMPVLLAQVMGGKGAEVTLEHFQSNSEGALIDRLEQAREQGVDGVVFNAGAYTHTSLALADCLAWIGIPCVEVHISNIWARTDQPLRQQSLMGERCVGVIAGFGILGYALGVQALYQRLRG
- the efp gene encoding elongation factor P yields the protein MISTKDFRTGLKIEIDGKPFEIIEFQHFKPGKGGAMVRTKLRQMMTGQVLDKTFRSGEKVDKPDMSVTEMQYIFRDGENFVFMDLETYEQMHVPGDNVGPQGGFIKEGDTVKVLLYNGELIGVDLPANVSLKVAQTDPGIQGDRVSNATKPATMETGLKVNVPLFINEGDVIKVDTRSGEYLGRE
- a CDS encoding DNA translocase FtsK, with protein sequence MARRRKTTVKTEKRKGRGNEFIGLFFLFLSAFLFLSILSFSPGDPSFNQAVTAGRKVQNVVGYAGSYCAGFLVEMFGMGAVFWPLYFLYLGLTRFVARLKLSPIRWLGIIGLVVAFEAWAMHPWFFTVPEDAYGLIGSGFFGRSIITKYTMPYLRPVGTFLLWLFVTIISLQAVVGFTWASVWALLVRWWGIYREGAILRAEKRAERRAAKTLAKEQEPEPAEEDMGLQFVDLDAGEENRPSKAPKPKPAKPKPAPAKPAAAKAPAGPGGLPSTELLTAPPAQKTSQTPAVLQPLADRLKECLNDFNVQGEMQRVIPGPVVTMFEFKPAPGIKVSKIEGLTDNIALALRAESVRIEAPIPGKDSVGVEIPNIDREMVYLREILESKEFTGSKSPLTLALGKDIQGGTKVADLARMPHLLVAGATGAGKSVGINGFLLSLLYKAGPEDVKLLLVDPKRIELAPYADLPHLVHPVVTDMNMAKSALEWAVFEMDCRYEKMAQLGVRNIEGYNKKLEELGDNLPEEFEHMKHMPYLVIIIDELADLMMTAAKEVEQCIVRLAQLARAAGIHLILATQRPSVDVVTGLIKANFPTRISFFVTSKFDSRTILDAVGAERLLGKGDMLFKPSGGKLKRMHGAYVDETEIAHVVDFWKNAVPQEFDLDFSEWSPNAGNDAGPGGVGNSGDPVYDEAVQFVLSQGKASISLLQRRLRIGFNRAARFIEQMEMDGILGPQEGSKPRKVIKPE
- a CDS encoding LolA family protein, translated to MSRFFVAVFVIVSLLLFPVFAGAVEPVPAQDLPDLIQKRYESIKTFRADFTQELTNVASGEVEKREGKIWFRQPSQVRWETSAPEKELLVVGPKFAWDYIPDEELAIKYGVSALLDSKTILRFLSGRANIKEDFVVKTEWPGADEVRAKWGKELTVLQLVPKEAEPGMVLAFVGVEPGTGLLRQVMIVDFYGNGNEVKLSNVETDVDLAPDMFTFTPPKGTQVEDNTQGF
- a CDS encoding pseudouridine synthase is translated as MPNAPSDTIRLNKFIAQCGVASRRGADDMVFAGRVTVNGKTADSPGVQVNPAKDEVAVDGKAIGLKASAGDLTLMLHKPVETVTTASDPQGRKTVLDLLPPEIRKKRPFPVGRLDFFSEGLLLLTTDGDLCYRLTHPKYHLPKVYVVTIRGSVPQKAVQAMRTGMTLKEGEKLAPAKVRLKKPIAGTQQLEITLIQGVNRQIRRMCDEFGLTILRLKRVQQGPVALGDLKPGAWRELTAGETAALKKEVGL
- the yedF gene encoding sulfurtransferase-like selenium metabolism protein YedF, whose product is MTDISLDCKGLPCPQPVLRCKEAVEKDGPAQLVVIVDNEAAKENVSRFLTMQGYAVHAEKSGPDFIVTGLRENGAECPECAVMSEAELQNADKDKILVFVPTDVIGSGDDTLGGNLMYNFMVTLKELGDELWRIILVNGGVKLAVPGSRCLEELQKLEKSGVSILVCGTCLEFFGLTDKRAVGDVTNMLDVVTSFQLATKSIQV
- a CDS encoding lysophospholipid acyltransferase family protein, coding for MKIPIDPAAFAPVLAWLFKLWVRTIRFEPARDNTDFVARNERGEPTILALWHGEIFPATAFGHTLTSQVVTFVSQSKDGEVIARVLERIGHTTVRGSSTRGGVRALLQAKRIMERENRMAVFTVDGPKGPRHKPKEGIIFLAQRAGAKIVPIRAYPVRKKVFDKSWDHFVLPFPFTRCPVYVGEPMAVTTEKLTKEVLERETARLEARMLALGPK